The Streptomyces sp. NBC_00483 genome contains the following window.
TCCTGGGCCTCGGCCATCTCCCTGATCTCGCCGGTGCTCAGCCCGAACGCGTTGCCCTCGGTCATGCTCGGATACGCGTCCTGCACGGCGCGGATCCGCTCCCGGGAGATTCCGAGCAGGGCGGCGACGGTCTCTCCCATCCCCTCCTGCTGGAAGTCGAGGGAGAACAGGCCACCACTGGGCTCCTTGCTGACGAAGAGCACATCGAGGACGCGGATCTGTTCGTTCGCCTCGAGAATCGCCAGTTCCTCGATGATGCGCCCCTCGAACTTGGCGTCGGGCCCGAACTCGATGGTGAGCAGCTGAACCGGTCCGATGACCGCCATGGCGTCTCCCTCCGACTGTCGACGGAATCTCCACCGTCATCACATCGTTGCCGCCCGCGCCACGCGTCACCCGCCGCAGGTGAGCACCGCGACGCGGACCGCCGCGACGCTGGCCGCTGGAGGTGCCACGCCATGAGCGATGACAAGGCCCCCGGCCCCGGCGAAGCCGCGTCCGGCCCACCGTCCGCCACCGATTCGGAACTGGAGCGGCTGCGCGCCGAGGTCGAGGTACTGCGTGATCGCGCCGGCAGCCAACGCAGGCGCCACGCCCGGACGTTCGCGGTGCGGCGCACGATCGCCGCGATCCTGATCGCGCTCGTCGCGGTGCTCGCGGTCACCTCCGTGGTGGGTGGGTGGGGTTCGCGGACCACCCTGAACACGGACCGCTGGATCTCCACGGTCGGCTCGCTGCCCGAGGACCCGAAGGTGAACGCCGCGGTCTCCAAGTATC
Protein-coding sequences here:
- a CDS encoding DUF1269 domain-containing protein; this translates as MAVIGPVQLLTIEFGPDAKFEGRIIEELAILEANEQIRVLDVLFVSKEPSGGLFSLDFQQEGMGETVAALLGISRERIRAVQDAYPSMTEGNAFGLSTGEIREMAEAQDPGTSAAYILLEHVWAKHLRKAVRDAGGVPVAEGFLTEEALEPVAVELAAAAERLGDPVAPKPTPVPKPGNRPRRT